A DNA window from Streptomyces bacillaris contains the following coding sequences:
- a CDS encoding FAD-dependent oxidoreductase, with protein MPTPIGAPHETDVLIAGGGTGGVAAALAACRAGRTVVLTEETDWIGGQLTSQAVPPDEHPWVEQFGVTDTYRTLRESIRAHYRQWYPMRAEALDLPLLNPGAGRVSKLCHEPRVALAVLEAMLAPHIAAGRLTVLTHTRPVAADTDGDFVRAVTFEDVRDGARHTVTAPYVIDATETGELLELADVEHALGAEARSEYDEPHAPEAADPLNQQGITACFALSHHQGENHTIDRPDDYAFWRSYRPDFWPGPLLSFTAPDPRSLAAVTRTFEPNPDIDPLAVNADQSADAGDKELWGFRRILARKLHRPGAFDSDITLVNWPLNDYWLKPLIGAGEETSREAVAEARQLSLSVLYWLQTEAPRTDGGTGFPGLRLRPDVTGTADGLAKAPYVRESRRIKAVTTVTEHDVAIDLVGPYGGTRHRDSVGVGGYRIDLHPSTGGDNYIDIGSVPFEIPLGALLPRRVRNLLPAGKNIGTTHITNGCYRLHPVEWNIGEAAGALAAHCLEEGVRPHQVQEEDKRLEEFTRVLDRAGVQRHWPDVRGY; from the coding sequence ATGCCCACCCCCATCGGCGCCCCCCACGAGACCGACGTGCTCATCGCGGGCGGTGGTACGGGCGGCGTCGCCGCCGCGCTCGCCGCCTGCCGGGCGGGCCGCACCGTCGTCCTCACCGAGGAGACCGACTGGATCGGCGGCCAGCTCACCTCGCAGGCCGTCCCGCCGGACGAGCACCCCTGGGTCGAACAGTTCGGTGTCACCGACACCTACCGGACCCTGCGCGAGTCGATCCGCGCCCACTACCGGCAGTGGTACCCCATGCGCGCCGAAGCCCTGGACCTGCCGCTGCTCAACCCGGGCGCGGGCCGCGTCAGCAAGCTCTGCCACGAACCGCGCGTCGCCCTCGCCGTCCTGGAGGCGATGCTCGCCCCGCACATCGCCGCCGGACGGCTCACCGTCCTGACCCACACCCGCCCCGTCGCCGCCGACACCGACGGGGACTTTGTCCGCGCGGTCACCTTCGAGGACGTACGCGACGGCGCCCGCCACACCGTCACCGCCCCCTACGTCATCGACGCCACCGAGACCGGCGAACTGCTGGAACTGGCCGACGTGGAACACGCGCTGGGCGCCGAGGCACGCTCCGAGTACGACGAGCCGCACGCCCCCGAGGCCGCCGACCCCCTCAACCAGCAGGGCATCACCGCCTGCTTCGCCCTCTCCCACCACCAGGGCGAGAACCACACCATCGACCGCCCCGACGACTACGCCTTCTGGCGCTCCTACCGCCCCGACTTCTGGCCCGGCCCCCTCCTGAGCTTCACCGCCCCCGACCCCCGCTCCCTGGCGGCCGTCACCCGCACCTTCGAACCCAACCCCGACATCGATCCGCTCGCCGTCAACGCCGACCAGAGCGCCGACGCGGGCGACAAGGAGCTGTGGGGCTTCCGCCGCATCCTCGCCCGCAAACTGCACCGCCCCGGGGCGTTCGACTCCGACATCACCCTCGTCAACTGGCCGCTCAACGACTACTGGCTCAAGCCCCTCATCGGCGCGGGCGAGGAGACGAGCCGAGAAGCCGTCGCCGAGGCCCGCCAGCTCTCGCTCTCCGTCCTGTACTGGCTCCAGACCGAGGCGCCCCGTACCGACGGCGGTACCGGCTTCCCCGGACTGCGGCTCCGCCCCGACGTCACCGGCACCGCCGACGGCCTCGCCAAGGCCCCGTACGTCCGCGAGTCCCGCCGCATCAAGGCCGTCACCACCGTCACCGAGCACGACGTGGCCATCGACCTCGTCGGACCGTACGGAGGCACCCGGCACCGCGACTCCGTCGGCGTCGGCGGCTACCGCATCGACCTGCACCCCTCCACCGGCGGCGACAACTACATCGACATCGGCTCCGTCCCCTTCGAGATCCCCCTCGGCGCCCTCCTGCCCCGCCGGGTGCGCAACCTGCTGCCCGCCGGCAAGAACATCGGCACCACCCACATCACCAACGGCTGCTACCGCCTCCACCCCGTCGAGTGGAACATCGGCGAGGCCGCCGGGGCGCTCGCCGCGCACTGCCTGGAGGAGGGCGTACGCCCGCACCAGGTGCAGGAGGAGGACAAGCGGCTGGAGGAGTTCACCCGTGTGCTCGACCGGGCCGGCGTCCAGCGCCACTGGCCCGACGTCCGGGGCTACTGA
- a CDS encoding SRPBCC family protein, giving the protein MANSIIEKSPLFELRADKRVSASPEKVYAVVSDLPRQAEWSPECRGGEWISGEPSAVGAIFRGENLRSEDVVSWAPLIRGTWYTEARIVAAEPGRTFQWVMLTHTQEDQESLWGFDIEADGDGSVLTHHFRMGKATAGIHKIVKDMDEQERAQFITDWTAKLAQDLDETLDRIKVVIEKQ; this is encoded by the coding sequence ATGGCGAACTCCATCATCGAAAAGTCCCCGCTGTTCGAACTGCGTGCCGACAAACGAGTTTCCGCGTCCCCGGAAAAGGTCTACGCGGTCGTCAGCGACCTTCCACGCCAGGCCGAATGGAGCCCGGAGTGCCGGGGCGGCGAGTGGATTTCGGGAGAGCCTTCCGCCGTCGGCGCGATCTTCCGCGGAGAGAATCTGCGCAGCGAGGACGTGGTGTCCTGGGCTCCGCTGATCCGTGGCACCTGGTACACCGAGGCGAGGATCGTCGCGGCCGAGCCGGGGCGGACCTTCCAGTGGGTGATGCTCACGCACACCCAGGAGGACCAGGAGAGTCTGTGGGGCTTCGACATCGAGGCCGACGGGGACGGCAGTGTCCTCACCCACCATTTCCGTATGGGCAAGGCGACCGCCGGAATTCATAAGATCGTCAAGGACATGGACGAGCAGGAACGCGCCCAGTTCATCACCGACTGGACCGCCAAGCTCGCACAGGATCTGGACGAGACCCTCGACCGGATCAAGGTCGTCATCGAAAAGCAGTGA
- a CDS encoding LacI family DNA-binding transcriptional regulator — protein sequence MAEKGPSRQRRGRPRQAEVARLAGVSQTTVSLVLGGNKQGIALHEETRARVLTAARELGYVPDPAARRLAAARNNLLGVFSFTATFPTAVEHSYYPILVGVEQEAAAQGYDLVLFTGSSPGGAQAGDPGALNRVRLADGCLFLGRHVPDDQLRRLVADGYPAVHIGRRDALEGLAWVGADYVAASAEVVRHLAGLGHRRIVLVREDDDAPASTDREHGFRTALAAHAGPHAADGPAAVVRTAHPEQHITAAWVRDRLAEGVTAFVAEETDTGAAWRALHTAVAAAGLAAPDDVSLALLGSPPADLAAARPPTGFDIPRADLGAAAVRLLIAQLSGREHIEPLVACAFRPGTTAGPPPGRTD from the coding sequence ATGGCCGAAAAGGGACCCTCCCGGCAGCGGCGCGGGCGACCGCGCCAGGCCGAGGTGGCCCGGCTCGCCGGGGTGTCGCAGACGACGGTGTCGCTGGTGCTCGGCGGCAACAAGCAGGGCATCGCCCTGCACGAGGAGACCCGGGCCCGGGTGCTCACCGCCGCCCGCGAACTCGGTTACGTGCCCGACCCGGCGGCCCGCCGTCTGGCCGCCGCCCGGAACAACCTCCTCGGCGTCTTCAGCTTCACCGCCACCTTCCCGACCGCCGTCGAGCACTCGTACTACCCGATCCTCGTCGGCGTCGAGCAGGAGGCCGCCGCCCAGGGCTACGACCTGGTCCTCTTCACCGGATCCAGCCCCGGTGGCGCCCAGGCGGGGGACCCCGGGGCGCTGAACCGGGTCCGGCTCGCGGACGGCTGCCTCTTCCTCGGCCGCCACGTCCCGGACGACCAGCTGCGCCGGCTCGTCGCGGACGGCTACCCCGCCGTGCACATCGGCCGCCGCGACGCGCTGGAAGGGCTCGCCTGGGTCGGCGCCGACTACGTCGCCGCCAGCGCCGAGGTCGTCCGCCACCTGGCCGGCCTCGGCCACCGGCGGATCGTGCTCGTCCGCGAGGACGACGATGCCCCGGCCTCCACCGACCGCGAGCACGGCTTCCGCACCGCACTCGCCGCGCACGCCGGTCCGCACGCCGCCGACGGCCCCGCCGCCGTCGTGCGCACTGCACACCCCGAGCAGCACATCACCGCCGCCTGGGTGCGCGACCGGCTGGCCGAGGGCGTCACCGCGTTCGTCGCCGAGGAGACCGACACCGGTGCCGCCTGGCGGGCCCTGCACACGGCCGTCGCCGCCGCCGGGCTCGCCGCGCCGGACGACGTGTCGCTGGCGCTCCTCGGCTCACCCCCCGCCGACCTGGCCGCCGCCCGCCCGCCGACCGGCTTCGACATCCCCCGGGCCGACCTGGGCGCGGCCGCAGTCCGGCTGCTCATCGCCCAGCTCTCCGGCCGGGAGCACATCGAACCCCTGGTGGCGTGCGCGTTCCGCCCCGGGACCACGGCGGGCCCGCCGCCTGGCCGGACGGACTGA
- a CDS encoding nitrate/nitrite transporter, which yields MKTRRSASGRWIQDWEPENEEFWELSGKKIARRNLVMSVLSEHIGFSVWSLWSVLVLFMSPEIGLGFAPDEKFLLVVIPTLVGAALRLPYSYAVTRFGGRNWTVFASVALLVPTVLAFIFIQRPGTPLWVFLLIGATAGVGGANFASSMTNITIFYPQRHQGWALGVNAGGGNLGVAVIQILGLLVIATAGNTHPSYVIAFYLPLIVIVAALSALRMDNVEAVRAEPGALREAAASRHTWWISVLYIGTFGSFIGYGFAFGLVLQSEFGSTPLEAASVTFLGPLLGSLARPFGGKVADRWGGARTTVWTFAGLAAGTCVLLLASRAGSFALFVAGFTLLFVLSGFGNGSTYKMIPAVFAREAEKAITSGAGAPQAFARARRVSGAVIGIAGAVGALGGVAVNLAFRSSYQGGGGGDMAFLCFLGFYALCVLILLRVYLRRERTEQSAPSPARPRTSHVR from the coding sequence ATGAAGACCCGACGGTCCGCTTCCGGACGGTGGATCCAGGACTGGGAGCCGGAGAACGAGGAGTTCTGGGAGCTCTCCGGCAAGAAGATCGCCCGCCGCAATCTGGTCATGTCCGTCCTGTCCGAGCACATCGGCTTCTCCGTGTGGAGCCTGTGGTCGGTGCTCGTCCTGTTCATGTCGCCCGAGATCGGTCTGGGCTTCGCTCCGGACGAGAAGTTCCTGCTGGTGGTCATCCCCACCCTGGTCGGCGCGGCCCTGCGGCTGCCGTACAGCTATGCCGTGACCCGCTTCGGGGGCCGTAACTGGACGGTGTTCGCCTCCGTGGCGCTCCTGGTGCCGACGGTCCTGGCGTTCATCTTCATCCAGCGCCCGGGGACCCCGCTCTGGGTGTTCCTGCTGATCGGTGCCACCGCGGGTGTGGGAGGGGCCAACTTCGCCTCCTCCATGACCAACATCACCATCTTCTACCCGCAGCGGCACCAGGGCTGGGCGCTGGGCGTGAACGCGGGCGGCGGCAACCTCGGTGTCGCCGTGATCCAGATCCTGGGCCTGCTGGTCATCGCCACGGCCGGGAACACCCATCCGTCGTACGTGATCGCCTTCTACCTGCCGCTCATCGTGATCGTGGCGGCGCTGTCGGCCCTGCGGATGGACAACGTCGAGGCCGTCCGCGCGGAGCCGGGCGCGCTGCGCGAGGCCGCCGCCAGCCGTCACACCTGGTGGATCTCGGTCCTCTACATCGGCACCTTCGGGTCGTTCATCGGGTACGGCTTCGCCTTCGGCCTCGTGCTCCAGAGCGAGTTCGGCTCCACCCCGCTGGAGGCCGCCTCCGTCACCTTCCTGGGTCCGCTCCTCGGCTCGCTGGCCCGGCCGTTCGGCGGGAAGGTGGCCGACCGGTGGGGCGGAGCCCGTACCACCGTATGGACCTTCGCCGGGCTGGCCGCGGGCACCTGTGTGCTGCTGCTCGCGTCCCGGGCCGGGTCGTTCGCCCTGTTCGTCGCCGGGTTCACCCTCCTGTTCGTGCTCAGCGGCTTCGGCAACGGCTCGACGTACAAGATGATCCCGGCCGTCTTCGCCCGGGAGGCGGAAAAGGCCATCACCTCCGGGGCGGGCGCTCCCCAGGCCTTCGCGCGGGCGCGGCGGGTCTCGGGGGCGGTCATCGGGATCGCCGGGGCCGTCGGGGCGCTCGGCGGCGTCGCGGTGAACCTCGCCTTCCGGTCCTCGTACCAGGGCGGGGGCGGCGGCGACATGGCGTTCCTCTGCTTCCTCGGCTTCTACGCGCTGTGCGTGCTGATCCTGCTGCGGGTCTATCTGCGGCGTGAGCGCACCGAGCAGAGCGCCCCCAGCCCGGCCCGGCCCCGGACCTCCCATGTCCGGTGA